The genomic DNA CCGGTAGGTCACCCGCAGCCGCGCGGGCATGCGCACCTCGGCGTACCAGCAGTCCGTACCCTCCCACCGGAGCAGGGGGACGGGCTCCGACCAGCTCTCGAAGTCGATGGCCGCCGAAGACCCACGCCACAGGAACACGGTGCACCAGCCGTCGCCGCCGTCGGCGGGTACCGACGCGGGTGTCCGCGCCGCCGCCCAGAACTCGTCGGTTCCGGGTTCGCCGTGCATGCCGAACCTGACGAAGGGGTTCTCCCCGCCGGCCGCGCGGCCGGATGCGGGACCGGTCATGGCCGGACGGTGAGGTAGCCGTCCACGGTCCGAGGGGACCCGCTCGGGGGGTGGTCCGTGCCGTTCTCGGCGCGGACCGGTTCGGTCACCGGGCGCATGAACGTCTCCTTGTGAGAGGGAAAGGGAAAGGCTAAGCTCGCTTTTAATTAGGCGAGCCTAACCTAATTCACTCCCGGTGTACCGGCTCCACCCGCAGCCACGACGACCTGACACGCACTCACGACGCGGCCACCACCGGCCCGTCGGCCCGAGGAGGCACCGACAGCATGAGCACCAACCCTTTCGACGACCCCGAAGGCCGCTTCCTGGTCCTGGTGAACGACGAGGGACAGCACTCGCTCTGGCCGTCCTTCGCCGAGGTTCCCGGGGGCTGGACGACCGCTCTCGACGAGAACACCCGGGAGGCGTGCCTGGAGTTCATCGAGACCAACTGGACCGACCTGCGCCCCCGTTCACTCGCGGCTTCCATGGACGCCTGATCTTCACGGCGCACCGCACCGCGAGGGACCTGCCCCGACAGGGGTGACGAGGGCGGCGGTACGTCACGGAAGGCGGCCGTTCCCCGTCACCGGGGGCCCGCCCGCGCGCTGCGCCTGCCGTACTCCCAGCGGGAGCTGGCCGGCGCGATCGGGCGCGCTGCCCGGACCTGTCTGGCCGAGGGGGTCACCGCCTGCGCCGAGGCGGGCATCGGCGGCACCCTCTTCGGCCACAGTCCGGTCGAGCCGGGTGCCTGCCAACTCGCCCGTGAGGAGGGATCGCTGCCGCTGCGGGTGCGGCTCATGGTGTCGGCGGAACGGCTTCGCCCGGTCTCCGCGCACGGGACCGATGGCATACCCCGGGCCCTGGACCTCGGCCTGCGCACCGGGTTCGGCGACGACCGTCTCTCCGTGGGCGCGCTGAAGATCTACACCGACGGCGGCATGATGGCCCGGACCGCCGCGCTCTCCGGCCCGTACGAAGGGCTGGACCACGCGGGTCAGTTGCAGGACGACCCCGACGTG from Streptomyces sp. NBC_00654 includes the following:
- a CDS encoding MbtH family protein, yielding MSTNPFDDPEGRFLVLVNDEGQHSLWPSFAEVPGGWTTALDENTREACLEFIETNWTDLRPRSLAASMDA